One window of Chitinophagaceae bacterium genomic DNA carries:
- a CDS encoding superoxide dismutase: MAFTLPNLPYDFGALEPHIDKATMEIHHGKHHAAYVSKLNDAIKGTELENQDIEEILKNISKHSAAVRNNGGGHYNHDLFWKILSPDGGSPTGRLKDEINSSFGSFDKMKEEFNNAAATRFGSGWAWLVVSNGKLKIGSTPNQDNPLMDISEIKGTPILGLDVWEHAYYLNYQNKRPDYISAFWNIVNWDEVNKRFENA, encoded by the coding sequence ATGGCTTTTACATTACCAAATTTACCCTATGATTTTGGCGCATTAGAACCTCATATTGACAAAGCAACCATGGAAATTCATCATGGAAAACATCATGCTGCCTATGTCAGTAAATTAAATGATGCAATTAAAGGTACTGAATTAGAAAATCAAGATATCGAAGAAATTCTTAAAAACATTTCTAAGCACAGTGCTGCAGTGAGAAATAATGGTGGAGGGCACTACAACCACGACCTTTTTTGGAAAATTCTTAGTCCGGATGGTGGAAGTCCTACAGGAAGATTAAAAGATGAAATAAACAGTTCTTTTGGTTCATTTGATAAAATGAAAGAAGAATTTAACAATGCAGCAGCCACTCGCTTTGGTTCTGGTTGGGCATGGCTGGTTGTAAGCAACGGCAAGCTAAAAATAGGTTCTACCCCTAATCAGGATAATCCATTAATGGATATATCTGAAATTAAAGGTACTCCAATCCTGGGACTTGATGTTTGGGAGCATGCTTACTACTTAAACTATCAAAATAAAAGACCTGATTACATTTCTGCATTTTGGAATATTGTAAATTGGGATGAAGTAAATAAGCGATTTGAAAATGCTTAA
- a CDS encoding excinuclease ABC subunit C: MNIEKFKKIAGNIPEDPGVYKFLDKENKILYIGKAKNLNKRVSSYFLDSKMHSARIKLLIKKTVDIDIVVVETEQDALLLENSLIKTLQPKFNIQLKDDKTYPYICIKKERFPRIFLTRNKINDGSIYLGPYSSVNRVKSLLQLIRQLFPIRTCNYNLSEENIKNKKFKVCLEYHIENCLGPCEGLQNETDYNLGIQNALTILKGEINPVLNKLDEEMKEYAVNYEFEKAEKNRLRIEKLKSYQAKSTIVSPKIDNLDVFSFVMHEKNMFIHYMQVKKGSIVSNKTIELKQSLEEDKQELLNFAVNYILSEKKNPTKEIIVPLAVKTIDENIKITIPKIGDKKNLLELAYKNALFAKNERILRKNNLKIGKVRDLEKLEKIKKDLLMTKIPYKMECIDISTFQGKQTVGSVVVFENGKPCKSEYRKFTIKSFEGSNDFKGIYEVVKRRYSRLVEEDKELPQLLIIDGGKGQLRFALDALTEIGITEKIHLISIAKKLEEIYFPGDQYPLHIDKKSETLKIIQQLRNEAHRFAITFHREKRNKVTLNNELESIKGIGPSTTIKLIKHYKSVKKMRQASIEELASLIGLDKAKTIYSFLNNSKDPVQS, encoded by the coding sequence ATGAATATTGAAAAGTTTAAAAAAATAGCCGGAAACATACCGGAAGATCCTGGAGTTTATAAATTTCTGGATAAAGAGAATAAAATTCTCTATATAGGCAAAGCTAAAAATCTCAATAAAAGAGTTAGTTCATACTTTTTAGATTCTAAAATGCATAGTGCCAGAATTAAACTGCTAATCAAAAAAACGGTTGACATAGATATTGTAGTTGTAGAAACTGAGCAGGATGCTCTTTTACTGGAAAATAGCCTTATCAAAACACTACAACCTAAGTTCAACATACAGTTGAAAGACGACAAGACATATCCGTATATCTGTATAAAAAAAGAAAGATTTCCCAGAATCTTTTTAACCAGAAATAAAATAAATGACGGCTCTATCTATCTCGGGCCCTACTCTTCTGTGAACAGAGTGAAATCACTTCTACAATTAATCAGGCAATTATTCCCAATAAGAACTTGTAACTACAATCTTAGCGAAGAAAATATTAAAAATAAAAAATTCAAAGTCTGTCTTGAATATCATATAGAGAATTGTCTGGGTCCATGTGAAGGTTTACAAAATGAAACAGATTACAATCTGGGTATACAAAATGCTTTAACCATTCTCAAAGGGGAAATTAATCCGGTATTAAATAAACTAGATGAGGAAATGAAAGAATACGCTGTTAATTATGAATTCGAAAAAGCAGAAAAAAACAGGTTAAGAATTGAAAAGCTAAAATCATATCAGGCAAAATCAACTATTGTAAGTCCTAAAATAGATAATCTGGATGTATTCTCATTTGTAATGCATGAAAAAAATATGTTTATTCACTACATGCAAGTCAAAAAAGGAAGTATAGTTTCCAATAAAACAATTGAGTTAAAACAAAGTCTTGAAGAGGATAAACAAGAATTGCTAAATTTTGCAGTGAATTATATTTTATCGGAAAAGAAAAACCCTACAAAAGAAATCATAGTTCCTTTAGCCGTCAAAACTATAGATGAAAATATAAAAATTACTATACCAAAAATCGGAGATAAAAAAAATCTTTTAGAGTTAGCATATAAAAATGCTTTGTTTGCAAAAAATGAAAGAATTCTCAGAAAGAATAATCTAAAAATTGGTAAAGTAAGAGACCTTGAAAAGTTAGAGAAAATAAAAAAAGATTTATTGATGACTAAGATTCCATATAAAATGGAATGTATAGATATCTCTACTTTTCAGGGAAAACAAACCGTTGGTTCAGTAGTAGTTTTTGAAAATGGCAAGCCCTGTAAATCTGAATACAGAAAGTTTACCATTAAATCTTTTGAAGGTTCTAATGATTTTAAAGGCATTTACGAGGTCGTTAAGAGAAGATATAGTCGTTTGGTAGAAGAAGACAAGGAGTTGCCTCAATTGCTTATTATAGATGGCGGAAAAGGTCAGTTAAGGTTTGCATTAGATGCATTGACAGAGATAGGGATAACTGAAAAAATTCATCTTATTTCTATTGCAAAAAAATTAGAAGAAATTTACTTTCCCGGAGATCAGTATCCATTGCATATAGATAAGAAATCTGAGACATTGAAAATCATTCAACAACTGAGAAACGAAGCACATAGATTTGCGATTACATTTCACAGAGAAAAGAGAAATAAAGTTACGCTCAATAATGAGTTAGAATCAATAAAAGGTATTGGACCTTCTACTACGATTAAGCTAATCAAGCACTACAAGTCTGTAAAAAAAATGAGGCAAGCTTCAATTGAAGAACTTGCCTCATTAATAGGTTTAGATAAAGCTAAAACTATCTATTCTTTTCTTAATAACTCCAAAGATCCTGTTCAAAGTTGA
- the gldN gene encoding gliding motility protein GldN, giving the protein MLKKTILTCTVFAMLFIINNDLNAQQMETSPRDGAYDRNLQQERVPIAYPHLREADVFWQHRVWREIDTRQKMNLYFRYPNQYFVDILRDHIIENEITAYSAMDDRFTDVMTSQEVQDIGAGTDTIWVVDPVTLEETQEVVVNEFNPESVIKIRLKEDWIFDKQTSTMIVRIIGIAPIIQNVDEQGNIRGDEVMFWVYYPDARDVLAKYDAFNEGNYAVRLSFEDIFEMRYFDSFIIKEVNVHDRRVVDYATGVDAILESDRIKEKIFNFEQDLWSY; this is encoded by the coding sequence ATGCTAAAGAAAACGATTTTAACCTGTACTGTATTTGCAATGCTTTTTATCATAAATAATGATTTAAATGCACAGCAAATGGAAACATCTCCAAGAGATGGTGCCTATGACAGAAATCTTCAACAAGAGCGTGTTCCAATTGCTTATCCGCATCTTAGAGAAGCTGATGTTTTTTGGCAACACAGAGTTTGGAGAGAAATAGATACTCGTCAAAAAATGAACTTGTATTTTCGTTATCCAAATCAATACTTTGTAGATATTCTTAGAGATCACATTATTGAAAATGAGATAACTGCTTATAGTGCAATGGATGACCGTTTCACTGATGTTATGACATCTCAGGAAGTACAGGATATTGGTGCAGGTACAGATACAATTTGGGTAGTAGATCCGGTTACACTGGAAGAAACGCAGGAAGTAGTTGTAAATGAGTTTAACCCCGAATCAGTTATTAAAATTCGTTTGAAGGAAGACTGGATATTTGATAAACAAACTTCTACGATGATAGTAAGAATTATTGGAATTGCTCCAATTATTCAAAATGTGGATGAACAAGGTAATATCAGAGGTGATGAAGTTATGTTTTGGGTATATTATCCGGATGCAAGAGATGTTTTAGCAAAATATGACGCTTTTAATGAAGGAAACTATGCTGTTAGACTTTCATTTGAAGATATATTTGAAATGAGATATTTTGATAGCTTTATTATTAAAGAAGTGAATGTTCACGACAGACGAGTGGTTGACTATGCTACCGGCGTAGATGCTATTTTAGAATCTGATCGTATTAAAGAAAAGATTTTCAACTTTGAACAGGATCTTTGGAGTTATTAA
- the gldL gene encoding gliding motility protein GldL has protein sequence MRQLTIFFETSKGKRVKNMIIGLGAAVVMMGALFKLESWPFASAMLIAGLSVEAFIFALQGLLPPHKDYYWEKLYPDLDVSPEEEEAKKGGHAEAKSFKSKSITEELDTVLEKAKIESELLERLGANLGKLGNNIEKLNDIGDAGVATQEYSENARQASKALTEMKNAYMNATEAVSGLASMTTETKSYQEEVGKVSKNLSALNAMYEMELQDTGNHLKTMKDFSTSLSSALSNLNESVEDTKTYKTEMQNLSKNLSSLNQVYGNMLGAMTMGRPGGTN, from the coding sequence ATGAGACAATTAACCATTTTTTTTGAAACATCTAAGGGAAAACGTGTAAAAAACATGATTATCGGTTTAGGCGCCGCCGTCGTTATGATGGGAGCACTTTTTAAACTTGAGTCATGGCCTTTTGCTAGTGCGATGTTGATCGCAGGATTGAGTGTAGAAGCTTTCATTTTTGCACTACAGGGCTTACTTCCTCCTCACAAGGATTATTATTGGGAAAAGTTATATCCGGACTTGGATGTATCTCCTGAAGAAGAGGAAGCTAAAAAAGGCGGACATGCAGAAGCTAAATCTTTTAAATCTAAATCTATAACTGAAGAGTTGGATACAGTGCTTGAAAAAGCTAAAATTGAATCAGAATTACTTGAAAGATTAGGAGCTAACTTAGGTAAGCTAGGTAATAATATTGAAAAGTTGAATGATATAGGAGATGCTGGTGTTGCAACTCAGGAATATTCTGAAAATGCAAGACAAGCTTCAAAAGCTCTTACAGAAATGAAGAATGCTTACATGAATGCAACAGAAGCAGTATCAGGATTAGCAAGCATGACGACTGAGACAAAATCATATCAGGAAGAAGTTGGAAAAGTATCTAAAAATCTTTCGGCATTAAATGCTATGTACGAAATGGAATTACAAGATACCGGTAATCACTTGAAGACAATGAAAGATTTCTCTACAAGTTTATCTTCAGCTCTTTCTAATTTGAATGAATCAGTAGAAGATACTAAAACGTACAAAACCGAAATGCAAAATCTATCTAAAAATCTTTCCAGTTTGAATCAGGTATATGGTAATATGCTTGGAGCAATGACTATGGGCAGACCAGGTGGAACAAACTAA
- a CDS encoding gliding motility-associated lipoprotein produces the protein MKIRLFKLFLLFIAVGMVACSGGNRGQLVGVQERPTWNNIIPYGMVYIPSGALHIGPSDQDVNHALIQRHKQVSIHGFFMDDTEITNNEYRQFVHWVRDSIAAKRLGGDYLIEEGTDDERINWDAMRRMDWNDEENMMVLEDLFVPEEEQFWGLREMDVTNLIFEYNWVDWQRAARERGVPRSELVVRKETAIYPDTLVWIRDFAYSYNEPMTRNYFWHPAFDDYPVVGVNWVQAEAFSAWRTKIWVDYRSARGEAINDPFRLPTEHEWEYAARGGKELAPYPWGGPYLRNAKGCILANFKPGRGNYAEDGGFYTVRADAYWPNDYGLYNMAGNVAEWTSTAFHEGSYSFIHDMNPDIRYDAKEDDPESLKRKVIRGGSWKDIGYFLQTGTRSYEYQDTAKSYVGFRNVLTFLGRSIND, from the coding sequence ATGAAGATTAGATTGTTTAAGTTATTCTTGCTATTTATAGCTGTTGGAATGGTTGCTTGTTCAGGTGGAAACCGTGGGCAATTAGTTGGTGTACAAGAAAGGCCAACTTGGAATAATATCATCCCTTACGGTATGGTATATATCCCTTCCGGAGCTTTACACATCGGACCAAGTGATCAGGATGTGAATCATGCGTTAATTCAAAGACACAAGCAAGTTTCTATTCATGGATTCTTCATGGATGATACAGAGATAACAAACAATGAATACAGACAATTTGTTCATTGGGTTCGTGACTCTATTGCTGCTAAGAGATTAGGCGGTGATTATTTGATAGAAGAAGGAACAGATGACGAGCGAATAAATTGGGATGCCATGAGAAGAATGGACTGGAATGATGAAGAGAATATGATGGTGTTGGAAGATTTATTTGTTCCTGAAGAAGAACAATTCTGGGGATTGAGAGAAATGGATGTAACAAATTTAATATTTGAATACAATTGGGTAGATTGGCAAAGAGCAGCCAGAGAAAGAGGTGTTCCACGCTCAGAGTTGGTTGTAAGAAAAGAAACGGCAATTTATCCGGATACATTGGTATGGATACGCGATTTTGCTTATTCATATAATGAACCTATGACAAGAAACTATTTTTGGCACCCTGCATTTGATGACTATCCGGTTGTTGGTGTAAATTGGGTGCAAGCAGAGGCATTTAGTGCCTGGAGAACAAAGATATGGGTAGATTATCGCTCAGCCAGAGGCGAAGCTATCAATGACCCTTTCAGATTGCCAACTGAACATGAGTGGGAATATGCTGCAAGAGGCGGTAAAGAATTAGCTCCTTATCCATGGGGCGGTCCTTACCTGAGAAATGCCAAAGGTTGTATACTCGCAAACTTTAAGCCGGGAAGAGGTAATTATGCTGAAGACGGTGGATTTTACACTGTAAGAGCTGATGCATACTGGCCAAATGATTACGGACTATACAATATGGCAGGTAATGTTGCTGAATGGACATCTACCGCATTTCATGAAGGATCTTACTCCTTTATACACGATATGAATCCTGATATTCGCTATGATGCAAAAGAAGATGATCCGGAATCTTTGAAAAGAAAAGTTATCAGAGGCGGTTCATGGAAAGATATCGGATATTTCTTACAAACAGGAACCCGTTCTTATGAATATCAGGATACTGCTAAATCTTATGTAGGATTTAGAAATGTACTGACTTTCCTTGGAAGATCTATTAATGATTAA
- a CDS encoding type IX secretion system membrane protein PorP/SprF, translated as MNKLILSVLFFLTISNVMYAQLDPQITQYNSVKSVFNPAAIGLENVVDINLLHRSQWVGLEGAPSTQAFSVNSPLEVLGGGIGLTFQNDMAGAMGTSNLMLAYNYGIRVGNGTLYIGASAGLYQLRLSGGDLITPQGNYEGSSIQHNDNILPQGNVSGIAPDFHLGTFYTSRRFFGGISATHISGLDINLHNEFDGQNFSLSRNYYALAGGNIEINNILIQPSVLFKSDLVKSQADFNLLVNFNGNFWTGLTYRGYDDSSFDALAVIAGLSLSRNLNLTYSFDYPLSDVARETIGSHEVGLNYRINLRAGDGDGKIIYNPRFL; from the coding sequence ATGAACAAATTAATTTTAAGTGTTCTGTTCTTTTTAACGATATCTAATGTGATGTATGCACAATTAGATCCTCAGATAACACAGTATAATAGTGTTAAGTCTGTATTTAACCCGGCGGCAATTGGTCTGGAAAATGTAGTGGATATAAATCTACTTCACAGAAGTCAATGGGTAGGATTGGAAGGAGCACCTTCAACTCAGGCTTTTTCTGTCAATAGTCCTCTTGAGGTATTGGGCGGAGGTATCGGTCTCACTTTTCAAAATGATATGGCGGGAGCGATGGGAACATCTAATTTAATGTTAGCCTATAACTATGGAATTAGAGTAGGAAATGGTACATTATATATAGGTGCTTCAGCCGGACTATATCAATTGCGATTAAGCGGAGGTGATTTAATTACGCCTCAGGGAAATTATGAAGGTAGCAGTATTCAACACAATGACAATATTTTACCACAAGGAAATGTAAGCGGAATAGCTCCTGACTTTCATTTAGGAACCTTTTATACAAGTCGCCGTTTTTTTGGAGGCATATCAGCAACTCATATAAGCGGCTTAGATATAAATTTGCATAACGAATTTGACGGTCAAAACTTTAGCCTAAGCAGAAATTACTATGCATTGGCAGGCGGGAATATCGAGATTAACAATATCTTAATACAGCCTTCCGTTTTATTTAAGTCAGATTTAGTAAAAAGCCAGGCAGATTTTAATTTATTAGTTAATTTTAATGGTAACTTTTGGACGGGACTTACGTATAGAGGATATGACGACAGTAGTTTTGATGCTTTAGCGGTAATAGCCGGACTAAGTCTTTCAAGAAATTTAAATTTGACTTATAGTTTTGATTACCCATTGTCTGATGTTGCCAGAGAAACCATTGGCTCTCATGAAGTGGGATTGAATTACCGGATAAATTTAAGAGCAGGTGATGGTGATGGGAAGATAATTTATAACCCAAGGTTTTTATAA
- a CDS encoding thioredoxin domain-containing protein: MEKQNGTPNKLINETSPYLLQHAYNPVDWHPWSEEVLEMAKKQDKLILVSIGYAACHWCHVMERESFEDPKVARFMNEHFVNIKVDREERPDIDMYLMDVVQIISGQGGWPLNAFLLPDGRPFLAGTYYPPVEMGGRPSWMQLLNGIVKSFQQKRNVLEEQSEKIKGHILKIDEKLLMSTEESFMTFDEIFEKLQVNLISNFDNENGGFGQAPKFPQFSSLELLLNLYYTSGKKEFLNKLKFTLDKMLSAGIYDQLEGGIARYTVDENWKIPHFEKMLYDNVLLIDLLSSVYKITGDPYYKDYLLKTIGFLNNKLTNDEGCFYASIDADSEGEEGKYYTWHWSELQDILGKELKLFAEYYQMTPSGNWEGKNILHAEVRKDDVSSHFGLKVKDFYELLESGHKKLLDARLKRIKPSIDTKIIVSWNALAVSALVNAYEATQIESIKMKAVELFEIICKHGKDERTSMMLRLIDKKKKSSIGFLDDHAYLLDAALKLWNITQDYIYIEQAKSIAQIIVKEFSDEKEELFFYASINQNTGYDKVEIFDNAIPASNSILIECFFKLSMLDDHYNYNKRAMKMIEKMKNPIISYTTALSKGASVYLLYLKGLSQIVVPENKTLRKIEKFYHPGKIALLNNEKLKGKDIPLLEGRHDKESQKNYYLCKSGVCGLPLENETEFIKLLEDTLYNNQIK; the protein is encoded by the coding sequence ATGGAAAAACAAAATGGCACTCCCAACAAATTGATAAATGAAACTAGTCCATACTTATTGCAACATGCATATAATCCTGTTGATTGGCACCCCTGGTCTGAAGAAGTTTTGGAGATGGCAAAAAAGCAAGACAAACTAATTTTAGTCAGCATAGGTTATGCCGCTTGTCACTGGTGTCATGTAATGGAAAGGGAAAGCTTTGAAGATCCGAAAGTTGCGCGTTTCATGAACGAACATTTTGTAAATATCAAAGTAGACAGAGAAGAACGGCCTGATATCGATATGTATCTAATGGATGTTGTACAGATAATATCCGGACAAGGTGGTTGGCCACTGAATGCTTTTTTACTGCCTGATGGAAGACCTTTTTTGGCAGGAACATATTATCCGCCGGTTGAAATGGGAGGAAGGCCTTCCTGGATGCAGCTGTTGAATGGAATAGTAAAATCTTTTCAGCAAAAGAGAAATGTGCTTGAAGAGCAGTCTGAGAAAATAAAAGGACACATTTTGAAAATTGATGAAAAACTATTGATGTCCACAGAGGAAAGCTTTATGACTTTTGACGAAATCTTTGAAAAGCTACAAGTTAATTTAATTTCAAATTTTGATAATGAAAATGGTGGTTTTGGTCAAGCTCCGAAATTTCCGCAGTTTTCTTCACTAGAATTGCTACTCAACCTTTATTACACTTCAGGTAAAAAAGAATTTTTAAATAAACTGAAGTTCACCTTAGACAAAATGTTAAGTGCCGGCATTTATGATCAACTTGAAGGAGGTATAGCCCGATATACGGTTGATGAAAATTGGAAAATCCCTCACTTTGAAAAAATGCTTTATGATAATGTTTTGCTGATTGATTTACTTTCTTCTGTATACAAAATCACAGGAGATCCTTACTATAAAGACTATCTTTTAAAGACTATAGGATTTTTAAATAATAAGCTCACCAATGATGAAGGCTGCTTTTATGCAAGTATTGATGCAGATAGCGAAGGAGAAGAAGGCAAATATTACACATGGCATTGGTCTGAGTTGCAAGATATACTTGGTAAGGAATTGAAATTGTTTGCCGAGTATTATCAAATGACACCTTCCGGTAATTGGGAAGGTAAAAATATACTACATGCAGAAGTGAGAAAGGATGATGTATCATCACACTTTGGTTTGAAAGTAAAAGATTTCTATGAATTACTGGAAAGTGGTCATAAGAAATTATTGGATGCCCGCTTAAAAAGAATTAAGCCTTCTATAGATACCAAGATAATTGTTTCCTGGAATGCCCTTGCTGTATCTGCTTTAGTTAATGCTTATGAAGCAACTCAAATTGAGTCAATAAAAATGAAAGCTGTAGAATTGTTTGAGATAATCTGTAAACATGGAAAAGATGAACGGACATCTATGATGTTGAGGTTGATTGACAAAAAGAAAAAATCTTCAATTGGCTTTTTAGATGACCATGCTTATTTACTGGATGCAGCGCTAAAACTATGGAATATAACTCAGGATTACATCTATATTGAACAAGCAAAGAGTATTGCACAGATAATTGTAAAAGAATTTTCAGATGAAAAAGAAGAATTGTTTTTTTACGCAAGCATAAATCAAAACACAGGGTATGATAAAGTAGAGATATTCGATAATGCCATTCCTGCTTCCAATAGCATATTAATAGAATGTTTTTTTAAATTAAGTATGTTAGACGATCACTATAATTATAACAAAAGGGCAATGAAAATGATAGAAAAAATGAAAAACCCTATTATAAGTTATACTACAGCCTTAAGTAAAGGGGCCTCTGTTTATTTACTTTATTTAAAAGGGTTAAGTCAAATAGTTGTTCCGGAAAATAAAACACTTAGAAAAATTGAAAAATTTTATCATCCGGGTAAAATAGCCTTATTGAATAATGAAAAGCTAAAAGGTAAAGATATCCCATTGCTGGAAGGCAGGCATGACAAAGAGTCTCAGAAAAATTACTATCTATGTAAATCCGGTGTTTGCGGCTTGCCTTTAGAAAATGAAACTGAGTTTATAAAATTATTAGAAGATACATTATATAATAATCAAATCAAATAA